The following are encoded together in the Pseudoalteromonas shioyasakiensis genome:
- a CDS encoding efflux RND transporter periplasmic adaptor subunit, whose protein sequence is MLMRKTARITKQSSRSLAFAAISVALTTTLVGCSDDKAQQQATPPPAVSVFNVVTQEVGNYREFVARTEAFQEVAIRARVEGELIERHFNEGSSVEKDQLLLRIDPSEYRSTVSEAEADLKSKIAAAGAAERDLKRGKDVAAQGFISQSDLDKLTTNFEQTTAAVKAAEAELEKAKLNLSYTEIRAPFAGRIGKVNYDVGNIVGPSSNELAELTDVDPIYVSFQVEEADYISYRQNHQAPSDKDPRDVPIDLTLRLPNNSTFADKGVLDFADTKINRNTGTVELRAAFDNPDGIVMPGLFVTLIVESTNKQDLALIPQVAVQENQQGKFVLVVDDENKVAMRIVKLGRRINAMWVVESGLEAGEKVIIEGLQKVRQGAEVKAVEKNVDETTGTISSKANS, encoded by the coding sequence ATGCTGATGCGCAAAACAGCTCGCATAACAAAACAATCATCTCGTTCTTTGGCTTTTGCTGCAATTTCTGTCGCATTAACAACCACATTGGTTGGCTGTTCAGATGATAAAGCACAACAACAAGCTACGCCGCCACCGGCTGTATCAGTATTTAATGTCGTCACACAAGAAGTTGGTAATTACCGAGAATTTGTTGCACGCACTGAAGCATTCCAAGAGGTTGCGATTAGAGCCCGTGTTGAGGGTGAACTCATTGAACGCCACTTTAATGAAGGCTCATCGGTTGAAAAAGATCAGCTCTTACTGCGTATTGACCCATCTGAGTACCGCTCGACTGTGTCAGAAGCTGAGGCTGATTTAAAAAGTAAAATTGCCGCAGCAGGCGCCGCTGAACGCGATTTAAAACGTGGTAAAGATGTGGCTGCGCAAGGTTTCATTTCACAATCAGACCTCGATAAACTAACCACCAATTTTGAGCAAACCACTGCAGCTGTTAAAGCCGCAGAAGCTGAACTTGAAAAAGCAAAACTCAATCTAAGTTATACCGAAATTCGTGCGCCGTTTGCAGGGCGTATTGGTAAAGTGAACTATGACGTGGGGAATATTGTTGGGCCATCATCCAATGAGCTTGCGGAGCTGACCGATGTTGATCCAATTTATGTGAGCTTTCAAGTTGAAGAAGCTGACTACATCTCTTATCGTCAAAATCATCAAGCACCGTCAGATAAAGACCCTCGTGATGTGCCTATCGATTTAACTTTACGCTTACCGAATAATTCGACCTTCGCTGATAAAGGCGTACTTGATTTTGCTGATACCAAAATTAACCGCAATACAGGCACGGTTGAGCTTAGAGCCGCTTTTGATAACCCAGATGGCATTGTCATGCCGGGCTTATTTGTCACCTTGATCGTTGAAAGCACCAATAAACAAGACTTGGCACTCATTCCTCAAGTAGCGGTACAAGAAAACCAGCAAGGTAAGTTTGTGCTCGTTGTTGATGATGAAAACAAAGTGGCTATGCGGATTGTTAAACTGGGTCGACGTATTAATGCGATGTGGGTGGTTGAGTCAGGCTTAGAGGCCGGTGAAAAAGTCATTATTGAAGGTTTACAAAAGGTACGCCAAGGCGCTGAAGTGAAAGCAGTTGAAAAAAATGTCGATGAAACAACCGGCACTATTTCTAGCAAAGCTAACTCTTAG
- a CDS encoding FAD assembly factor SdhE, which translates to MTEIHSKERIRWACRRGMLELDVLFMPFVEEAFDSLSKEQQAVFQRLLECDDPDLFAWFMGHEECKDPELNGMVALILDRVRV; encoded by the coding sequence ATGACTGAAATTCACAGTAAAGAACGTATTCGTTGGGCATGCCGTCGCGGTATGTTAGAACTAGATGTTTTATTTATGCCATTCGTTGAAGAAGCGTTTGACTCACTATCAAAAGAACAGCAAGCCGTTTTTCAACGCTTACTTGAGTGCGATGATCCTGATTTATTCGCCTGGTTCATGGGTCATGAAGAGTGTAAGGACCCAGAACTGAACGGTATGGTCGCGTTAATTTTAGACCGAGTTCGTGTATAG
- a CDS encoding crotonase/enoyl-CoA hydratase family protein has protein sequence MIKLEIKQQVAWVSLARPEKQNALSFAMFVELSNVIKKIKGDRSLRAVVISGEGEHFCSGLDVAAVMKKPSNIIKLLFKWLPGNQNLAQKVVLGWQDLSIPVIAKVTGHCFGGGMQIALGADYRIVDKNAKLAIMEARWGLCPDMGANVVLAGLMKRDQALWLASHAGPVSAEDAKEYGLVTQLTDDVDKQTDALLETLMARSPDTLAAIKRITQQSYRSQQRKILAKETWSQIRLLMNPNTKKAIAKAKGAEDIQFNNAKSW, from the coding sequence ATGATAAAACTAGAAATAAAACAACAAGTCGCATGGGTTAGCCTTGCTCGTCCCGAGAAACAAAATGCACTCAGTTTTGCCATGTTTGTCGAGCTTTCAAACGTAATCAAAAAAATTAAAGGCGATCGCAGCTTACGTGCGGTGGTTATCTCTGGCGAAGGCGAACACTTTTGCTCTGGACTGGATGTTGCTGCGGTGATGAAAAAGCCAAGCAATATCATCAAGCTTTTATTCAAGTGGTTACCAGGAAACCAAAACTTAGCGCAAAAAGTAGTGCTAGGTTGGCAAGACTTAAGTATTCCGGTGATTGCAAAAGTGACCGGGCACTGTTTTGGCGGGGGTATGCAAATCGCACTTGGTGCTGATTACCGCATCGTCGATAAAAACGCTAAATTAGCGATCATGGAAGCTCGTTGGGGCTTATGCCCTGATATGGGGGCTAACGTGGTGCTTGCAGGTTTAATGAAGCGTGACCAAGCACTTTGGTTAGCAAGTCATGCAGGGCCAGTCTCTGCTGAAGATGCTAAGGAGTATGGCTTAGTTACACAACTCACTGATGACGTTGATAAACAAACCGATGCTTTACTAGAAACCCTCATGGCGCGTTCGCCAGATACCTTGGCAGCAATTAAACGAATTACTCAGCAAAGCTACCGTTCACAGCAGCGTAAAATTCTCGCTAAAGAAACCTGGAGTCAAATTCGCTTACTGATGAACCCTAATACTAAAAAGGCGATTGCAAAGGCGAAAGGTGCAGAGGATATTCAATTTAATAATGCCAAATCATGGTAA
- the ygfZ gene encoding tRNA-modifying protein YgfZ, whose protein sequence is MSTVYACPLSYSLISLTGKDKLSYLHGQITQDINKLTDDNFLWAGHCNAKGKLWGVFRLFSYLDSYYLAGSKPEVEQSLVELKKYAVFSQVDIQQSEKPLIGLLGDDLTATLETLAINFDDEHSAVDFAGGKALKLADNRVLLMVNDEFSLPDDITALDDDALWQQAAIAAGEPSLNSDAIGEYVPQMVNLQALGGISFRKGCYTGQETVARMKYLGKNKRAMYIVSGKAEGLLDELELETQLGENWRRAGKLISQSFNQQTQTLMGLVVLPNDNEAGQILRAKHLPQVELSIQALPYSLEDE, encoded by the coding sequence ATGTCGACTGTTTACGCATGTCCTTTATCTTATTCACTTATCAGCCTAACTGGCAAAGATAAGTTGTCTTACCTTCACGGACAAATTACGCAAGATATCAACAAATTAACTGATGATAACTTCCTTTGGGCTGGCCACTGTAATGCAAAAGGCAAGCTTTGGGGTGTGTTTAGATTGTTTTCATACCTTGATAGCTATTACCTTGCGGGCTCAAAACCTGAGGTAGAGCAATCGCTAGTCGAGTTAAAAAAATATGCGGTATTTTCGCAAGTAGACATTCAGCAATCTGAAAAACCGCTAATTGGCTTACTAGGTGATGACCTAACAGCGACTCTAGAAACCTTAGCAATTAATTTTGACGACGAGCACAGCGCAGTCGATTTTGCTGGCGGTAAAGCGTTAAAGCTTGCAGATAACCGCGTATTGCTTATGGTCAACGACGAATTTAGCTTACCTGATGACATAACAGCCCTTGATGATGACGCGTTATGGCAACAGGCAGCTATTGCCGCTGGCGAGCCGTCATTAAACAGCGACGCTATTGGCGAATACGTACCGCAAATGGTTAACTTGCAAGCGCTTGGTGGTATCAGTTTCAGAAAAGGCTGCTACACAGGGCAAGAAACCGTCGCCCGTATGAAATACCTAGGCAAAAATAAACGTGCTATGTATATAGTTTCGGGCAAAGCTGAAGGCTTACTTGATGAGCTTGAGCTCGAAACACAACTGGGCGAAAACTGGCGCCGTGCTGGCAAGCTTATTAGCCAAAGTTTTAATCAACAAACGCAAACCTTAATGGGTCTGGTTGTGCTTCCTAACGACAATGAAGCAGGCCAAATTTTGCGAGCAAAACACCTCCCTCAGGTAGAGTTATCAATTCAAGCTCTGCCTTACTCTCTCGAAGATGAATAA
- a CDS encoding CidA/LrgA family protein, with translation MKYLISSVIILTCLAVAKFLTALLESSFPAPLLGMVLLLVLLLTGLVKEQHLKPTASPLLNYMPLFFIPAGVGIIEHLGLISQNWPLLLTIFIVVPLSSVVLIGAVIAYFKGRENDS, from the coding sequence ATGAAATACCTTATCAGTAGTGTCATTATTCTTACCTGCTTAGCCGTTGCCAAGTTTTTAACGGCTTTGCTTGAAAGCTCTTTCCCTGCCCCATTACTCGGTATGGTGTTACTGCTCGTGCTACTATTAACGGGCCTCGTAAAAGAACAACATTTAAAACCAACAGCCAGCCCTTTACTTAATTACATGCCGTTGTTCTTCATCCCTGCAGGGGTTGGCATTATTGAGCACCTAGGTTTAATTTCGCAGAACTGGCCTTTATTACTAACTATTTTTATTGTCGTGCCGCTGAGTAGTGTTGTACTCATAGGCGCTGTTATCGCTTATTTTAAGGGCCGCGAAAATGACAGTTAG
- a CDS encoding efflux RND transporter permease subunit, producing the protein MISKTFISRPKFALVISIVITIAGLISMALLPVNMYPQITPPQVQISASYPGASAQIVEESVIRPIEEQVNGVEDMMYIESTSSNNGTANITVYFKVGTDTDIAQVNVQNRVALAEAGLPEEVKRQGVSVKKKSSSMLLGINLYSNQENIDAIFLSNYATNYLTEPLGRINGVASAEVMGEQTYSMRLWLRPDRMASLGLTVSEVQAALQEQNTIVAAGKLGAAPSAPSQQFEYSIQAKGRLKTPEEFGQTIIRSSKDGNFVRLHDIARIELGAASYSTTAKLNQQDTAFIVIYQLTEANATQVANDVKARMAELAKQLPDGVEYSIPYDTTEFINRSIDEVVVTLVQAVGLVILVVFLFLQNWRATLIPTVAIPVSLVGTFAFMMMMDYSINLITLFGLVLAIGIVVDDAIIVIENVERILKEEKLPIKEAVTKAMEQVSGPIVATTLVLLAVFVPVGFMPGITGELYKQFSVTISFAVLISSLNALTLSPALCALLLSEKAMKPIKWLAPFENIITRSTNGYSKVINFILKRTARMALFAVVIFAAAGWLVKTVPTGFVPAEDQGFLFVDVQLPDAAASGRTQDVMHKLGDIVKNEPAATDFIAVSGFSLLGGAGSNNALGIVVLKDWEERTSPELGLRAVLTRLMGQFWAMPDAQIMAFNPPSIPGLGTSAGFEFRLQDSEGREPAELAQVLNGLIYEANQRPELSNVYSTFRANVPQYFLEIDRNKAKAQGVPLSDIFLTLQAQLGSLYINDFNQFSRTYRVIMQAESRFRQNPADLQYYYVRNDEGAMVPLTTLAKLEPILGPTSLTHFNLYRSASISGQPAAGYASGDAIKAMQELAEQLPTGYVYEWAGQSKQEIEAGNTAPILFGLAVVFVYLFLVAQYESWTIPFSVIAAVPLALFGAMLALYVIGMENNIYAQVGLVLLIGLSTKTAILIVEFAMEERAAGKSIFEAALNAARLRFRAVLMTALSFVLGVLPLVFASGAGAGSRISLGITVLFGMLAATIFGTLLVPLFYTLVQSMREKIKGTASAE; encoded by the coding sequence ATGATCAGTAAAACTTTTATATCTCGCCCAAAATTTGCCTTGGTAATTTCGATTGTTATTACCATTGCGGGTTTAATTTCAATGGCCTTGCTGCCAGTGAATATGTATCCGCAAATTACCCCTCCGCAAGTTCAAATTAGTGCTAGTTACCCAGGTGCAAGTGCGCAAATTGTCGAAGAGTCGGTGATCCGGCCCATAGAAGAGCAAGTTAATGGCGTTGAAGATATGATGTATATCGAATCAACATCGTCTAATAACGGCACGGCCAACATAACTGTTTATTTTAAAGTCGGCACAGATACAGATATTGCCCAAGTTAATGTGCAAAACCGTGTGGCACTTGCTGAAGCAGGCTTACCTGAAGAGGTTAAACGCCAAGGTGTGTCGGTTAAGAAAAAATCGAGCTCGATGTTACTTGGTATCAACTTATACTCGAATCAAGAAAATATCGACGCTATTTTTTTAAGCAACTATGCAACCAACTACTTAACCGAGCCTCTTGGCCGTATTAATGGGGTTGCATCAGCTGAGGTAATGGGTGAACAAACCTATTCAATGCGCTTGTGGTTGCGCCCTGATCGAATGGCATCATTGGGTTTAACTGTGTCAGAAGTTCAAGCTGCGCTGCAAGAACAAAATACTATCGTAGCAGCAGGTAAACTGGGGGCTGCACCCTCTGCACCGAGCCAGCAATTTGAATATTCGATTCAGGCAAAAGGGCGTTTAAAAACCCCTGAAGAGTTTGGTCAAACCATTATTCGCTCGAGCAAAGATGGTAACTTTGTGCGCCTGCACGATATTGCCCGAATTGAATTAGGTGCAGCAAGCTACAGCACAACAGCAAAGTTAAACCAGCAAGACACTGCATTTATTGTTATTTATCAGCTAACAGAAGCGAATGCGACGCAAGTTGCCAACGATGTAAAAGCACGTATGGCTGAGCTTGCTAAACAGCTACCTGATGGCGTTGAGTACTCAATTCCTTATGACACCACAGAGTTCATCAATCGCTCGATTGATGAAGTGGTCGTCACCCTTGTCCAAGCGGTTGGCTTGGTTATTTTAGTGGTATTTTTATTCTTACAAAATTGGCGCGCTACGCTCATTCCAACGGTGGCTATTCCGGTATCCTTGGTGGGGACTTTCGCGTTTATGATGATGATGGATTACTCCATCAACTTAATCACCTTGTTCGGTTTAGTGCTCGCAATCGGTATTGTGGTCGATGATGCCATTATCGTTATTGAAAACGTTGAACGAATACTTAAAGAAGAAAAGCTGCCAATTAAAGAAGCGGTTACCAAAGCGATGGAGCAGGTATCTGGGCCAATAGTAGCAACGACCTTAGTATTGCTTGCGGTGTTTGTGCCAGTAGGCTTTATGCCGGGAATAACCGGGGAGCTTTATAAACAGTTCTCGGTGACGATTTCATTTGCAGTACTCATTTCATCTTTAAATGCACTGACATTAAGTCCTGCTTTGTGTGCTTTATTGTTGAGTGAAAAAGCCATGAAGCCGATTAAATGGCTAGCACCATTTGAGAACATTATTACTCGTTCAACCAATGGTTACAGTAAAGTGATTAACTTTATCCTCAAACGTACAGCAAGAATGGCATTGTTTGCGGTGGTTATTTTTGCTGCTGCAGGTTGGTTGGTAAAAACGGTGCCTACAGGCTTTGTACCAGCAGAAGACCAAGGCTTTCTTTTTGTTGATGTGCAATTACCTGATGCGGCAGCAAGCGGTCGTACCCAAGATGTAATGCATAAGCTGGGGGATATTGTTAAAAATGAACCAGCGGCAACCGATTTTATTGCGGTTTCTGGTTTTTCATTACTCGGTGGTGCGGGTTCTAATAATGCGCTTGGTATCGTAGTACTTAAAGACTGGGAAGAACGAACTAGCCCTGAACTTGGTTTACGTGCGGTACTAACGCGCTTGATGGGGCAGTTTTGGGCAATGCCAGATGCGCAAATCATGGCCTTTAACCCGCCTTCAATACCTGGACTTGGTACAAGTGCTGGCTTTGAATTTAGGTTACAAGACAGTGAAGGGCGCGAGCCTGCTGAGCTTGCGCAAGTATTAAATGGCCTGATTTATGAAGCGAACCAACGCCCAGAGCTATCAAATGTTTACAGTACATTTAGAGCGAATGTGCCACAGTATTTCCTTGAAATTGACCGTAATAAGGCAAAAGCTCAAGGGGTCCCGCTTAGCGATATTTTCTTAACCTTGCAGGCGCAGCTAGGCTCGTTATACATTAATGACTTTAACCAATTTAGCCGTACTTACCGCGTTATCATGCAGGCGGAAAGCCGTTTTCGCCAAAACCCAGCTGACTTACAGTACTACTATGTACGTAATGATGAGGGAGCAATGGTGCCGCTCACTACATTGGCTAAACTTGAGCCAATTCTGGGTCCTACAAGCTTAACGCACTTTAATTTATACCGAAGTGCAAGCATTAGCGGACAACCTGCTGCGGGGTATGCTAGTGGTGATGCCATTAAAGCAATGCAAGAGTTGGCCGAGCAATTACCTACAGGCTATGTGTATGAGTGGGCTGGGCAGTCTAAACAAGAGATTGAAGCGGGTAACACTGCGCCAATCTTGTTTGGCTTAGCGGTAGTATTTGTGTATCTATTCTTGGTTGCTCAATACGAAAGTTGGACAATTCCGTTTTCGGTCATTGCAGCGGTGCCGCTGGCATTATTTGGTGCCATGCTTGCGCTGTATGTGATTGGCATGGAAAACAACATCTATGCACAGGTTGGTTTAGTGCTACTGATTGGCCTGTCCACCAAAACCGCCATTTTGATTGTTGAATTTGCTATGGAAGAACGCGCTGCAGGCAAAAGTATTTTTGAAGCGGCTCTTAACGCGGCAAGATTACGCTTTAGAGCGGTGTTGATGACGGCACTGTCGTTTGTACTTGGCGTATTACCGCTGGTGTTTGCAAGTGGTGCAGGGGCAGGCAGTCGAATATCGCTCGGTATTACCGTGTTATTCGGGATGTTAGCTGCAACCATTTTTGGCACCTTACTTGTTCCGCTATTTTATACGCTCGTGCAATCAATGCGCGAAAAAATAAAAGGCACAGCAAGTGCTGAGTAA
- a CDS encoding protein YgfX, with protein MYRFTVTNNTTDHKPFVVFFCLTAITLCFVYQHVFAQLLACLACFCLAILSFKKVQQAQPEKGFIILEQAELRFVNDKLKIQGQITAKSYVFANFVVLRLAGFYQSHWLIISSASVDEESFSRLKRAIIAVQRPT; from the coding sequence GTGTATAGATTTACCGTTACAAACAACACCACAGACCACAAACCCTTTGTGGTCTTTTTTTGCTTAACAGCCATCACTTTATGCTTTGTTTACCAGCATGTTTTCGCTCAACTTTTGGCTTGTTTAGCGTGCTTTTGCTTAGCCATTCTTAGTTTTAAAAAAGTCCAACAAGCACAGCCTGAAAAGGGTTTTATAATTTTAGAGCAAGCAGAGCTCAGGTTTGTTAACGACAAACTTAAAATTCAAGGCCAGATAACAGCTAAAAGTTATGTGTTTGCTAATTTTGTAGTGCTGAGGTTGGCTGGGTTTTATCAATCACACTGGCTGATTATAAGCTCAGCCAGTGTTGATGAAGAAAGTTTCTCGCGTTTAAAGCGTGCGATTATTGCAGTGCAGCGACCGACTTAG
- a CDS encoding DUF481 domain-containing protein: protein MLVCSWQAFAVDPFEDFHEYGQLSEEEIHKIHKGELLYGDMEFGFMVSRGNTNSTSFKLKGNLYQDFEKWRNQFKLDTLYKRDRNEETGDEEVSADRIFVSGQGNYKLNVKNESFFIYGDYERDKFSGLEFKSTIATGYGNRIYQGSKNKVDIDVGPGLYRSVADQETATEEDETKTGYLLRLALQWERTVSARTRFNQDVSYEQSLSGLNSRLKSETSLISKIMGDVSLKFTYMYRYNSKPEEDKLKYDSELSATFVYSF, encoded by the coding sequence ATGCTAGTTTGCAGTTGGCAGGCTTTTGCTGTTGATCCGTTTGAAGACTTTCATGAGTACGGGCAATTATCAGAAGAAGAAATCCATAAAATTCATAAAGGCGAGTTGCTGTACGGAGATATGGAGTTTGGTTTTATGGTAAGCCGTGGCAATACCAACTCAACCAGCTTCAAACTTAAAGGTAACCTATACCAAGATTTCGAAAAGTGGCGTAACCAATTTAAGCTCGATACTTTATACAAACGTGACCGTAATGAAGAAACTGGTGATGAAGAAGTCTCTGCAGACCGTATTTTTGTATCGGGCCAAGGTAACTATAAGCTAAATGTGAAAAATGAGTCATTTTTCATTTATGGTGACTATGAGCGAGATAAGTTTAGTGGTCTTGAGTTTAAGAGCACCATAGCGACGGGTTACGGTAACCGCATTTACCAAGGCAGCAAGAATAAAGTCGATATCGATGTGGGGCCGGGTTTATACCGCTCGGTGGCTGATCAAGAGACTGCAACAGAAGAAGATGAAACAAAAACCGGTTACCTGCTTCGTTTAGCGCTGCAGTGGGAGCGTACAGTCTCTGCTCGTACTCGCTTTAATCAAGATGTCAGTTATGAACAATCATTGTCAGGGTTAAACTCGCGTTTAAAGTCAGAAACATCCCTGATCAGCAAAATTATGGGTGATGTATCACTCAAATTTACTTACATGTATCGCTATAACTCAAAACCAGAGGAAGATAAGCTCAAGTACGATTCTGAGCTGAGTGCAACCTTTGTTTATAGCTTTTAA
- the nadB gene encoding L-aspartate oxidase produces the protein MNQNKHHITDVAIIGSGAAGLSLALSLANHCKVTVLSKGALTEGSTLYAQGGIAAVFDKKNDSIESHVEDTLDAGGGLCDRDAVHYTASNAKKCLKWLIEQGVPFDMEFDSKGKERFHLTREGGHSHRRILHAADATGRAVQTTLISQVQAHPNITLLENYNAIDLITDKSLAKKGKHVHGLYVWNCVDKKVETIAAKFVSLATGGASKVYLYTSNPDVSSGDGIAMAWRAGCRVANMEFNQFHPTSLYHPELQNFLITEAMRGEGAYLKRPDGTRFMKDFDEREELAPRDIVARAIDFEMKRLGANCVYLDISHKDKDFIIEHFPTIYAKCLSVGLDITKEAIPVVPAAHYTCGGVMTDFNGRTDLDNLYAVGEVAYTGLHGANRMASNSLLECIVFAHAAAKDILSKIDASPALEALPLWDESRVTNSDEEIVITHNWHELRLFMWDYVGIVRSTKRLERALHRVELLQQEIHDYYANFRVTNNLLELRNLVQVAELIIRSALERKESRGLHYTIDYPEQNENPTPTILTPKSVAALQ, from the coding sequence ATGAACCAAAATAAACATCACATTACTGATGTCGCTATCATTGGCAGCGGCGCCGCTGGCCTTTCTCTTGCTTTATCGCTTGCTAATCACTGTAAGGTGACAGTACTTAGTAAAGGCGCATTAACTGAAGGTTCTACCTTATATGCTCAAGGTGGTATTGCAGCGGTATTTGATAAAAAGAATGACAGTATTGAATCTCATGTTGAAGACACTCTAGATGCAGGCGGCGGATTATGTGACCGTGATGCGGTTCACTACACAGCGAGCAATGCAAAAAAATGTTTAAAGTGGCTAATTGAGCAAGGTGTGCCTTTTGACATGGAGTTCGATTCAAAAGGTAAAGAGCGTTTTCATTTAACTCGCGAAGGTGGTCATAGTCATCGCCGTATTTTACATGCCGCCGATGCAACTGGCCGAGCAGTGCAAACCACCTTAATTAGCCAAGTACAAGCACACCCTAACATCACCCTGTTAGAAAATTACAATGCCATTGATTTAATCACAGATAAAAGCTTAGCTAAAAAAGGCAAGCATGTTCACGGCTTATACGTCTGGAATTGTGTAGATAAAAAAGTTGAAACTATCGCAGCTAAGTTCGTATCACTGGCAACAGGCGGCGCAAGTAAAGTGTACTTATATACTTCTAACCCTGATGTATCGAGTGGTGATGGTATCGCAATGGCATGGCGTGCAGGGTGCCGTGTTGCCAATATGGAGTTTAACCAATTCCACCCAACAAGTTTGTACCACCCAGAGCTGCAAAACTTTTTGATCACCGAAGCAATGCGCGGTGAAGGTGCTTATTTAAAACGCCCTGATGGCACTCGCTTTATGAAAGACTTTGATGAGCGCGAAGAACTTGCCCCTCGCGATATTGTTGCTCGCGCTATCGATTTTGAAATGAAACGCCTTGGTGCGAACTGTGTGTACCTTGATATTAGTCACAAAGATAAAGACTTTATCATTGAGCACTTCCCAACTATCTACGCAAAATGCTTAAGTGTTGGCCTAGACATTACGAAAGAAGCCATTCCTGTGGTGCCTGCTGCACACTATACCTGTGGCGGTGTTATGACCGACTTTAATGGCCGTACAGATTTAGATAACTTATACGCGGTTGGCGAAGTAGCTTACACAGGTTTACATGGCGCTAATCGTATGGCGAGTAACTCGCTACTCGAATGTATCGTGTTTGCCCATGCTGCCGCGAAAGATATTCTGAGCAAAATCGATGCAAGCCCTGCCCTTGAAGCCTTACCACTTTGGGATGAAAGCCGCGTAACTAACTCAGACGAAGAAATCGTTATTACCCACAACTGGCATGAACTAAGGTTATTTATGTGGGATTACGTGGGTATTGTACGCTCAACAAAACGTTTAGAACGTGCGCTCCACCGCGTTGAATTACTGCAGCAAGAAATTCACGACTATTACGCAAACTTTAGAGTTACAAATAACTTATTAGAACTTCGAAACCTAGTACAGGTTGCAGAGCTTATTATTCGCAGCGCCCTTGAGCGTAAAGAAAGTCGTGGTCTTCATTACACGATTGATTACCCAGAGCAAAACGAAAATCCAACGCCGACAATTTTAACGCCTAAGTCGGTCGCTGCACTGCAATAA
- a CDS encoding FKBP-type peptidyl-prolyl cis-trans isomerase, whose protein sequence is MIVAANKVVKMHYSVLDNNKNTIDNSFDGEPLVFIVGTGFLIPGLENALLGKEAGDTFSVTVEPEQGYGERHDDLMQAVPKSMFEGMEIEVGMQFRATTDAGDQSVMIIEIQDEDVIVDGNHPLSGITLHFDVEVLEVRDATEEELAHGHVHGEGGCGHSH, encoded by the coding sequence ATGATCGTAGCAGCAAACAAAGTGGTAAAAATGCATTATTCAGTATTGGATAATAACAAAAACACCATCGACAACTCTTTCGATGGCGAGCCACTAGTGTTTATCGTTGGCACGGGTTTCTTAATTCCAGGCCTCGAAAATGCGCTATTAGGTAAAGAAGCGGGCGACACATTCAGCGTAACAGTTGAGCCAGAGCAAGGCTATGGTGAGCGTCACGATGACCTAATGCAAGCAGTGCCAAAATCAATGTTTGAAGGTATGGAAATTGAAGTTGGTATGCAGTTCCGCGCTACGACAGACGCTGGCGACCAATCAGTAATGATCATTGAAATTCAAGACGAAGACGTTATTGTAGATGGTAACCACCCTCTTTCAGGTATTACCCTTCATTTTGATGTTGAAGTACTTGAAGTACGCGATGCAACTGAAGAAGAATTAGCACATGGTCATGTGCACGGTGAAGGTGGTTGTGGTCACAGCCACTAA
- a CDS encoding HI1450 family dsDNA-mimic protein — translation MAGPRLYSEEEVTHQAYDIFLELAPDNLSEQDIADFNEHREELGFIEEGEPDEQWQDFVALEIEPELFVQVLVGLEFDNQDILFAKILISRDKDAPFCHILWKDSE, via the coding sequence ATGGCTGGTCCACGCTTATACAGTGAAGAAGAAGTAACTCATCAGGCTTATGATATCTTTTTAGAGTTAGCACCTGATAATTTAAGCGAGCAAGATATTGCTGATTTTAACGAGCACAGAGAAGAGCTTGGCTTTATTGAAGAAGGTGAGCCTGACGAGCAGTGGCAAGATTTTGTTGCACTAGAAATTGAACCTGAGCTGTTTGTACAAGTCTTAGTAGGACTTGAATTCGACAATCAAGATATCTTGTTTGCGAAAATTTTAATTAGCCGAGACAAAGATGCACCGTTTTGCCACATTCTTTGGAAAGATAGCGAATAA